tattttttatttatttaactaaaatatataatttgaaaatggggcaaaatgcatttttagtcGTTCAAAAAGGGTAGAATTTGTTTTGGTACAACAACTATGATAGCTGTtgcttttagtcccataaaattaataatcacgtatttttagtcctaaaaAGCCACGTATATTGTGATTTTAGGATTAAAAAACATTGTTTGAGATTAAAAAGATGTTGtaattttggaactaaaaaggcccaaaatcacattttttgaaatttaaaagacgtaattttgagttttacgGGACTAAAAGCGTAACCTGCCATAGttatggtaccaaaacacATTCTGTCCTTGTTGAAGGGGACTAAAATCACATTTTATCCTTgagaatataataattatatttgatattttaaattaattgcacaCAAATTTTAGTGTGCCACACacactaatttattataactattaGTCCACagtcattaaaattaaatataaacaatagaAAATGTTTTTCTAGTGTGTTATCCAGCATGGGCCTTTTGGAGCTTGtcaaattatatgtaaaatgatACTTGGAACCAAAACTGACTCAGAGACAAAGGGGACCTCTTCATTACCACGCAAATGGCTTCCATAAGACCTCTTTATCCACTTTCTTGTCCGCTCAAACAGCCCACCACCCCCTCTTCATCTCCATGGCTTCACCCCAAATCCTCCCACTTTCCATCCACACAACTTCACTCCATACAATCCCAACGCCCTGTTGCTGTTCCAGTGTCGTTCAACCCGTCGGGGAACTTGGACCTCTCTCTCTACGATGAAGGTACTTCTATCACCATCACTTTCTTACAAGTCATACATATGCAGCAGCTTCTTAGGCGCCGAGTAGTTCTGGTCTTAATCTTCCAAGAATTTGACTTTCAACTATATATGAGAATTCGAGCTCGTTTCAATTcgatttgtttgtttttatttgcgACAGATGCACCGGAAGCACCTCCGCCAATGCCTCCTACGGAAGGCCGCTGTGAAGTGGTTATCGACAACGATATCATTACTCGCTTGGATTTGTCCCCGTTTCGTAATGCGACCGGCATAACCTCACCTGACTCCGGTAGGGTTTCGATCGTGTTTgggtaaatttattacaaaatgcCTGAAAGCttacataatattacaaaatgttTAATAAACTTTTTCGAAGATCAACATTTTAAAACTAGGATGTTAGGACTTtgagtttcttttcttttaagaaaaatgatggAGATCTCaactttgttttaaaaattttaacaaaactcttttaaattaattaaagtgaattacGTGGATATCCCCTGAGATTATGCCTAATTAAACAATTACTCCATTCTCTTTGTAAGAATGCATGTACACTCTCATGATGgattgtttgtataaaattcaCGATTGAATATGAgtttacttataattacaactacaaccTCAAGGTTGAACTTGTAAGTttgcaaatgatataaattGTTTGTGTagttccaaattaattattattaatattttgttaggaaaaattatagtttacaTCCCACAACTTGCATCATTTGTGATTTTGGTCCTACTATTTTGCCCCTCACCATATTTAGTTCCAtaagtgtaaaaaaaaattacaatttacgtGCCACATACATTTTCCGTTAGATTCTTGACGGAAGGATGCACATGCTCCATTAACTTAACCAAAATTTGACTGCAATAGTGtgaaaaactttattttacgTCCCACAACTTACACTACAATGAGACCAAAATCGCAAAAGATATAAGTTGTGGGAcgtaaagtataatttttcatactattGCAGTCAAATATTGGTTAAGTTAACGGAGCACGTGCATCCTTCCATCAAGAATTTAACGGAAAATATGAGTGGGACGTAAATTACGattgttttgatatttatgggactaaatgtggtGAAAAGTAAAACAATAGAATCAAAATCACAAACAGTATAAATTGTGGgttgaaattgcaatttttcctattttgtcACTTACGCCAGACACCGTCCACCCCAATAAAAGATCgaaatagaaaagtatccACAATGTTTGGATAAATACAGTGGTCATactttttgtcattaatgtGTGTGTTACATGATAAGAGTATATAGACCAAGCTGTTTAACGGTTGATGCGTTGTTTTGCAGCCAAACCGCAGGAGTTTCTTGACCGTACGATTGGATTTACGATCAACTACACAAGGGAAGACGAGCATGATCCACGAGAACTATCAGAATTCCCTGATATAAGACTGTGGTTTGTTAGACTGGATGCAGCGTATCCATGGCTGCCTGTCCTGTTGGACTGGCGAGCAGGGGAGCTTGCACGTTATGCAGCGATGCTGGTACCTCACCAGGTATCCAAAACTATTATTTCGTCAGTATTTCTTCATTCAATGGGCGCTACTTAGGGATTTTGAATGAGGGTcgttagagggtgtttggctaaatttatttatattataaaaaaataaattattttttatattataaattattatgttttaaaaattacggtgaaacaatattatttattaatgtcaAACGAAATAGAAAGGAAAATAAGTTTCAGttacaaattaatcaatatttgcaaTGGATTTTTACTTATAcccaaaatatttgctatggtTTACagttttaacaaatattttggcctCATATGCAGAAACAACGGCTAATATTAGTTGCACAACTTTGGTTAATTAATTACGTACTCGcatgtttttactttttaaccATGCTAATTAACCATAACGAAAAGTCGTTTCTTTAGGGTTaattaaaacagaaaaaatgcaaggaaCTCTCCTGTCATATTACAAAAAAGCAAGTTATCCCCCTTATATAtgatgaaaacaaaacaacaattttacctctgtgttttttaaaatgcagcaatttattCCCATGTGTTTCTTGAAATGAAGCATTAATTTTACCTCCCTGTCTacggaggtaaattgcttcattttgaaaaatacagggagataaattgctcttttttttataggggtgatttgctcatttgcaacatcacagggggtaaattgtatgAAACCCTAATTAAAACATCTAGGATATTCttaaactttataaattatgttagtttctacattaaaaataagattttagaAAGTTAAGGTAAAATAACATTAcgaaatttatacaattttaacaaCGACAACTGTATAATTACTgtgatcaaaataaaaaaaagtttgttaaaatgtaaaaataagtCGGAAACTCTTTATAAGAGACTTTTCGGCATTTCATAAGATGTTTTGAATGCTTATAAGAGACGAAGCCGTGTTTACGCACTCCCTGAATTGGTAATGTGAATTTGAACAGATGAGTATGAGAATGGGAGTTGTGTTTAACCCGGAAGCGCTGGAGTTGTTCGTGGTACAGAAAGTGTTTGTGGTGTACTCATGGTTGAAGAAGCATGACGTTCCAATGCCCAGATTGAAGGCTAAAGACATGGCCAGGATGCTTGGATTTGGAATTGGAGATGATCTCTTTGATTTGGTCGACAAGTAGCCCATTCCCAAATATTAATGCAATTCTCTCATTCTCATGTAGTAGTCATTGCAACTCCCGGATAGTGCTATATCTTTTATTGCACCTCTACATTGATGACACGTGGACAAATAATGTTGATGAGGGGAAGATCCTATTctattctaaatattataactttaaaaagtattttattctaaatcttttataaaaattatgtacatacCTAAAATGTGCCGTATTTACTAGTTTGATGATTTGAATATGTTTTATGTTGgaaatacattttatatttaatcctttTATCTTGTCTTCTTCTAATATTTTGTCTCTctcgtcattttttttatttgcatcaatatctcctctttctctctcctacCCACCGGTTCCATTCTTCCCCAAATCTCTCATCAACATTATTTGTCCACATGTACAATAGAAGATGCAGCACTATTTCGGAGTAGAGGATCCCAAGCCCAAGTTTTAAGGCCTCGatcttataaatttgaaaaaatagttgGTAAGAAACAAATTGTTTTGGGAAGCTTTTTGTGTACTCCTCAAATACAGAGCATaggaaaaatatcatttttcatttcataacTAAAGTCCTATTTAATATTGGTTTCCATTGATTACGGATtctcattttaatattatatattttacattttctaaatttttgtttctttggaGCTTTTTTTGTTAAAGTGTTGATAGTGAATTGACGTGGGCGCGCtacagaaaaaatgaatttgaaacgAAAACTTTGTGACATGTGACAGCCTTTACACATTCTGATGGATTTTGCAATGGGCTTGTTGCAATTTCATACCTGAGGAACCATAGAAGTCACGTGCACAcaatggttgtatcttggatttggtgaaggtgattgtgtcacggatatatcattataaatcttgtctagtgcagtcatAATGTGTAGTGAGGACAGTGgatttcaagaagaggatccatcccctatcagtatgtgACAATGGTATACCCTATGCAATTGGAGACTTGTTTACGCTTTCTGAACCTATGGCCATAGCagttggtcgaataggaaatgatttCCTATGTGGAGCAATGGAGCAAAACGCagtctcaagtattaaagtATTGATGTCTAATCCAAAATGAGAACTAatacccaatttcatgcctaAACTAAGGTCATGAAAcagtagatggaaggaccatacccatATGGAGATCGAGGCCCTAAATGTTCATACAGATATTAACTTAGTCTCTAATATCGTGGGttgttgctagacggccacccatgcaATAGGCTCTCCGATCCATGATGTTCCAGCACTAAATTGCATCCACCAAGTGGTCCAACATCTAAAGGCTAGTTGCGGATTCGTAGAATTGCATCCACCAAGTTGTCCAAATTGTCTGAATATGAGTTTCTTAAGTGAtatgtaagaaaaaattagctaAACCAATGGAATTGGAGCTGGTTACTTACATCACAAATCAAAGAAACATGTTTCTCCAATGAGGCATTTGTAGGACTCCAACCACATATATGAATtggtaaaatcaaatttggcCTTGCAATCCAAAAACATGGGTCACCCAATCAATgcaaatattaagataattttaaaattcttatacaTCAAGAATAAGACCACGTTCAACTAGACATGTATTTTTCCatgatgaaaaaagaaataaaatattcaaaaagcTATACAAAGTCAATCCTTGCATCAGAATAACAATAATCTCATCTTAAAGTGCTCATTGAATGCTTTGTTTTTATATGCAAGAATTAGAACATAACATAATCTAACAGAAAACACATATGGACTATCTCTAATTTCTCAATGATGAAAGAAAAGGTGAGTTTCATAACAATGTTTAACATACCCGATgaacaacataaaatttatcacgAAAAAAGGTACTTGAAATTGCAAGCAAGCTTAGTAATTGTAAATGCCCGCTGAACAACACAATAAGTTGCACCCACAAAACgtcgaaataaattaaagtgtGATACATACTGTTGAAGTGTTCCGCCGCACCTCCTTTAGTTCCGGAGGTTGAAGACGATGCTCAGACAGGGAACTGAAGTCgcatttgcttttctttcctcttgcttacgattttattagttaGTACAGGTGGCATATGAGTCAGCAGCTTAGTTGTTGAGTTAGTTAGGAATAGttagtttgttttccttttcctcaCGTGTACAGAGCTTATTTAAAGGCAGTCTTCAAGATACTCAATATACTATTTATCTATCTTCCACAGAAATGCAAGAATCCCCCTTCCACTGTGCATACGCTGTTAATTTGCTTCTCTAACTCTTCATCTCGCAATGATATTTTCTGGATTCTTCATGGCATCAGAGCCACCATCCTGATGGTCTCTGTATTCACTCACAAttgtacataattaaatttcctTCGCGATGGCTAATTCCTCGATATTTGGACCTGATCTAACTGGTGTCGGCACCAATGTTGGCAATGAGGCTATAACTATGCGAACACCAGTCCTTAATCACCCTGCGATGGTGATGATTTCAGCACCACTAAATGGAAGTAACTGGTTATCTTGTAGTAGATCTATGCGTATTGCGCTAGAAGGACAGGACAAGATTGGTTATATAGATGGATCCTGTGGAAAGTCTCTGGAAGGATCTGCAGAGTATCGACAATGGAGGATCTTTGACTCAATGGTGCGAACTTGGATACTCAATGCCATCTCAAAGGATATTGTCAATGCTTACCTTTATCCAAACTCTGCAAGACATTGTGGCTGGAACTTGAAGCACGCTATGGCGAATGTGATGGCCCATTTACTGTATAATATTCAACGCAAAATTAGTTCCATTACTCAAGGTAATCTCAGTATCACAGCTTACTATTCAAACTTAAAGCAACTGTGGGATGAACTGACATATTTGATACCACCTGCAATGTGCACATGCAGAAACTGTACATGTGGTTGTAACAgaacaaaaattgatcaaattgaAGCGAGTCAGTTGATATAATTCCTTATGGGGTTGAATGAATCTTATGATAATATACACCATTAGATTTTAGTCCTTGATCCATTACCACATGTAAATAAGACATATTCAATGGTTCTTAGAGTTGAAAGGCAATGTCAGGTGAATTTGGGATTCCTGGATGGTGGGGATTCAGCTATGATGGGATGAGGTCCTGAACAAAGAGAGGTCTCTGGACCTAAGAATTTCATGAGACGCAAAGGTACAACAGATAAGAATCAATTATTCTGCAGTCATTGCAACAAGTCTGGGCATAATAGGGAGTCTTGCTTCAAACTCCATGGTATCCCTAATTGGTACAGGTATCTAACTGAGTAGAGGAAAAAGAACGCATACAGTGGAAAGGCCTATGCTGTGCACGACTCGACCAGCAGAACCTTACGAATGTTGCTGCTGcaagaggaggaggaagaagtgTCTCAGTTGATGATTTGATTAAAGCTTTACAGCTTATTCAGAGCAAAGCAGTCATGGATCCAGTGAAAGTTCATTTTGCCCAGGCAGATGAAGTGGCAGGTATGACTCAAAATTTAGCCTCACGTTTTTTAAGTTCGGGATCTTGGATTGTAGACACAGGGACTTCGAATCATATGTGTGGTGATAAGAACATGTTTGCATCCTTACATTCCTTGAAAAATACCCTGTTAATGTCCTCCTGCCTGATGGCAACATTAAATCTGCCACCAAAGTTGGTGACATTCCTCTCACACAGGGGCTCACATTATCACATGTCCTCCTTCTTCTCAGCTTTAAGTACAACTTGTTGTTTGTATCTCAATTGTGCAAATCTCACTTCGTCAGCTTCATCTTTCTCACTTCTTTATGCCTTTTGCTGGACCTGAAGACTAAAAGCATTCTAACTCTAGTAACACAATTAGGGAAACTTTATGTCTTAGATGCAACTTCCTTTGTTTCCAAACCTCTATTGGAGAAACCTTGTGTTTCTACTGCCTATTTTTTTGCTACTCAAGATATGTACACTTTATGGCATAAATGGCTAGAACACTCTAGCTCCTTAGTACTTAAAGACATTCCTCTAATAAAGGTGCCAAATGATATGGATAGCCATATGTGTTCTATCTGCCCCTTAGCAAAACAGAGAAGCGGAACATTTCCCTTGAGTAATTCTTGTTCCTCTCACATTTTTGAGCTAATACATGTTGACATTTGGAGTCCATACAAACAAGTTTCTCCTAACCATTGTTGATGATTACTCTAAAACAATTTGGACCTTTTTAATGCAACAGAAATCTCAAACAGTTAACTTGCTTTCATCCTTCTTTGCCAAAACCTGTACTCAATTTTTTGCCAATATTAAAATCAGGCGTACTGATAATGGCTCAGATTTTACTAGCCTTGTTTGTCGGAACTACTTATTTTGGGCAAAATCCATCCTTACATCCACTCACATAATCAACAGACTACCTACACTTTCTCTTAACTGGACCTCCATCCTatgacaatttaaaaatatttggttgtctttgttttttttcaaatgtccTTGCTCACAAAAACAAGTTTGATCAAAGGGCTTTTAGATGCATTTTTATTGGATATGTTCCAAGGCAGAAGGGGTACAAACTCTATGAACTTGATCATCATGTTGTTATTATCTCATGTGATGTTGTTTTACATGAACATAGATTTCCATATCTATCATCTGGTCACTCTACTTCTTTTTCTGATCCTATGCTTACTCCCATCATTGACTCCTTCACTACTCCTTGTGATGATCCTCCAGTTTTTGGTAGTCCTACTGCTCCCTCTTCACTTGATCCTGGTCCTGCTATCTCTTTTCCTCAGTGTATGCCTGTTCCTCTTCGCAGGTCACACAAAGCCACTAAACCTCCCAGCTGGTTGAATGACTATCACTGCCAGTTCTCTTCCACTGATCCCTCTATTTTCCTCATGATCTTACCTTTACATATTGATTTTATGGTTGCTTTGTCTATTGTGCAAGAACCCAAAACTTACTTGCAGGCTCAATACAAATTGGAGTGGGAGCAGTCCATGAAGGATGAACTTGAAGCCTTGGAGAAAAACGATACTTGGGAGATTGTGGACCTCCCACTTGATAAGCATGCTATTGACAGTAAGTGGGAGTTTAAGGTGAAGTTAAAGCCTAATGGTACTGTTGATTGATATAAGGCTCTACTCGTGGCAAAGTAATACAGTCCGGTTGAGGGAATTGACTACATTGATCGCTTTTCCCCTATGGCCAAGGTAGTCAGAGTGCTTCTTTTGTTGGCCATAGCTTCCAGTTGCTCTTGGCCTCTTCACTAGGTCGACATCAACAATGCCTTCCTTCgtggttttcttgatgaggttATTTACATGAAGGCACCTGATGGTTATCGTGTTCCTCCTGGAAAGGTCTGTAGATTAAATAGGTCTCTATGTGGCTTGAAACATGCCTCCAGACAGTGGAATCTCAAACTTACTGCTACCCTTCTTCGCTATGGCTTTTCTCAATCATCTcatgatttttgtttgtttgttaagCATTCTTTTGCAAGTCCACTAATTCTGCTTGCCTATGTAGACGATGTCGTCTTAACTGGTCCTTTTGAGGAGGCCATTCAGCACACCAAGTTGTTCTTGGATGAAGCCTTCACCGTTAAGGACTTAGGTCCCTGcgaaatattttcttgggcTCAAGATTGCTCGTTCCACTGCAGGCACTTATGTTACCCAGCACAAGTACATTCGAGATATTATTTTGGATACTGTGCTTTCTTCTACTAAGGTGGCTTCCATGCCTCTTCCTTTGGGTATCAAGCTATCAGCTCACTCTACTCATCCCTTATCTAATTTTGAATCTTATCGAAAGTTGGTTGGTCGATTGCTATATCTTGGTTTCACCAGGCCTGACCTCTCATTCACTGCTCATTGGCCTTTTCTTTCCTGCTGCATCTTCGTTAGgtcatccaaaaattacatgcaatttttcgaccaaattgataaaaaaaaaatgactaaaattatcaaaacattgataaaaaaaaaatgactaaaattatcaaaacaataaaattataagactaaataaaaaaatcaattcgtagaaaaaaaaaataccacttagttataggactaaaattagtAGATTAACTACcccagaaagaaaaaagtgattttaaatTCACAAATTAGACAACACTAATATCATTCATCAACATTAGGTCAAACACTACTTCCAACCAATTCCCCCCCACATGTTTTgcctaattttcatttgttttcaATCATTCCGGCTATATATTACTCCTATTTTCAGACTATAAAGTAGACCCtcatttcagaaaatattataataagttcattttcaattaCTTTATGTACTTCATAAGATgtaaaatccaaatattttatttttgaataatatttctcCAAACCATTTAACATATGAaccaaacatatatacatattcttATTTCAAACTCTCACATAAATTGGTCCACTACATGAATTATAACTAACATATTTTTGTCATCACACATTTCCAGAACTTGTTTCCCAACTTTCATCATAAGTAAATTCTTAAAGTAAAACAAACTTAAAACTGGACAAATATTGgggaaaaaatgcattttacgttctataaattagtttttttatgatattaattttattacattttatctTACCACATTGCATTTCATaactccaaaaatattataactttaGTCTCAAACTTTACTTTCATTAAATTTCCGACGGAAgcaactttaatttaattcccctcaaattgtaataaaacttGTATCATGCACGTGTTGTTTCTGTCagaatttaactaatttaagaTTTGagactaaattataattttttaaggagTTATGATCGGGATACAATATGatgagttaaaaaataatagatcaaaatcacaaaagaGATCATTTGTGCGACGCAAAATGTGTTTTTTCCACATATATagtctatattatttaataaaaccctcgaataaaaatcaatagaaAAGGTCCAATAAACTCCATAATTAATAgcctataaattttaataatacccttgaataagaaaatcaataaaacagtCCGATAATAACTCCATTAGAATTCtttagaaagaaaacataCTTCGAATATGTTCCTCAAGTGCCAAACTAGTAAAAAATAACAGTGGAAGGAACCTTCAATGGTTGACTCGAGACTTTTCAGCAATCAGCAGTCAATataacacacatatatatatagactcaTTCCTCATTTGAGTCCCACCATATGCTCCAAGTAACTTGAATTGTTCTCTGGTCTCCGCGTGTAATTATGATATCCAAGTATCTTCCTCGTTGAGTtcaaatttgtgtaataatattcacgttttttaatattgttcatataatttttcaaaaagtaggGATTGCTtgtgtaaaatatattgatgtttTTTGTAGGTGTATGTGTAGTTATCTAGAAATAAtggatgatttgtgtaaataaatcataggttaggggatgtaaatataattatctctttttttaaaaaaaatatttctcattttgtcgcaaaaaacaaatatatgtttatatttataacagaATACACCAATGATGTCTTAGCCTAGTTGTTAAAGTTGAGGTCCCATAAATAAGCTTAAGGTTATGAGTTTGACTCCCATCAaatgtatgaatatttatcttaCTTAATGTGAGtgagtaatttattataatgagACGTGTCTCACTTACTGTGAGTTTATTATGATGCAAATTTAATGAGTTCACTGTAATGtgagtttattaattaaatcgatgtacttatcaatttattgattttaatagaATTTATGTAAGCACCATTTTTATTAggtttaaatacattttgcaccTTTAAACTATGCATTTTACATCCCTAAAGTATGAATGGTAACAAAAACACCCCTAACAAAATAGTTTAGCATTGataggacaaaaatgcccttctcacatacccctatactttttattttactccttaaaaaatattttattaaaaaatctccACCAAAACTACTTATAAGCCCTAACAAAATAAAGCAAGGAAAAggaatatttcttatttttctactGTTTTactaaatctaaatattttaaaaattaaatatggaattttttttcatttcagaTCTATATACTCCAttgcaactttttttttttctttttatttagcTAAAGCCAATtatatttagggataattgcaCTCGTTTCCTCCGagatttgttgtaattatatttaaattttatgtggtttgaaaaattaaatttagcaCCCTCgaagtttgcttccatctaacaaataagtctctccattagttaaaattcactgaatttgttaatattaacaaacaaattgaATGAATTGATTGTTACCCTCAATTAAttgattactgacttattgcaaatcaaatattttttttcgaactaaactaactttataacgatgaagatatgcctcctcacatgcattaacacgtatgaaggtaatttagtaataaaaaaatttatttgacctgcaataagtcagtaataaggcAATTAATGGTTgatatggatttttttttttctgattttttttatatcagcaaatttgttaattttgtcTAATGGATAAACTtttttgttagacgaaagcaaaccttaGGGGTGCTTTCAAACTACAGGGgatctatgtataattacaccaaacctcaggggaggttagt
The window above is part of the Sesamum indicum cultivar Zhongzhi No. 13 linkage group LG7, S_indicum_v1.0, whole genome shotgun sequence genome. Proteins encoded here:
- the LOC105166415 gene encoding protein CHLORORESPIRATORY REDUCTION 6, chloroplastic, giving the protein MASIRPLYPLSCPLKQPTTPSSSPWLHPKSSHFPSTQLHSIQSQRPVAVPVSFNPSGNLDLSLYDEDAPEAPPPMPPTEGRCEVVIDNDIITRLDLSPFRNATGITSPDSAKPQEFLDRTIGFTINYTREDEHDPRELSEFPDIRLWFVRLDAAYPWLPVLLDWRAGELARYAAMLVPHQMSMRMGVVFNPEALELFVVQKVFVVYSWLKKHDVPMPRLKAKDMARMLGFGIGDDLFDLVDK